The genome window GTTACGTATTGGTTTCCTGGGCCAAAAATCTTGTAAACCTGTGGTACACTTTCCGTCCCGTAGGCCATCGCCGCAATGGCCTGAGCGCCACCAATGCGAAATAACTTGGTAACACCCACCAGTTTAGCCGCGTACAAAATAGCTGGGTGGTCACTAGGCGTACACAAAACCACTTCCCGACAACCGGCCAACTGAGCCGGAATGCCCAGCATCAATACTGTACTGAACAAGGGAGCCGTCCCGCCCGGAATATACAAGCCTACCTTTTCAATCCCCACGCTTTTGCGCCAGCAGGTTACGCCCGGCATGGTTTCGATTTTCTCGATGGGCTGCTTCTGCGCTTCGTGAAACGTCCGAATGTTGGCATACGCCTGCTGGATGGCCGCTTTCAGGTCGTCCGATAGCTGGCTTTCTGCCGCCTCAAGCTCGGCTTGGTCAACGGGCTTGCCAGTATACGCGATCTTGTCGAACCGCTGCGAGAGTTCAGCCAAAGCCCTGTCGCCCGACTCGCGCACTTGCGCCAAAATGGGAGCAACCGCTTTTTCGATGGTTTCGGTAGACTGCACGGGCCGCGCCAGCAAAGCAGGCCATTCAGAACGGGAAGGTAGGGACGTAATTTGCATAAACAGGACAACGAAAAAGGGCCCAAGCAGGAAGCTTTTCCAGCCTCCTACCCCACTCTTTTTTACTAATAAATCATTTTTTCAATAGGGATAACCAGAATGCCTTCGGCACCAGCCGCCCGAATGGCCTCAATGTTTTCCCAAAAATCGTTTTCATTCAGAACGGAATGCACCGACGACCAGCCTTCCGTAGCAAGCGGCGTTACGGTTGGGCTTTTCATGCCCGGTAACAGCGCCGTGATTGTCTCCAACGACGCGTTGGGTGCGTTCAGTACGATGTATTTATTGTTTTTCGCAGCCTGCACCGATTTAATACGGAACAGCAGTTTGTCAACTAGCTGCTGCTTATTTTCAGCCAGAGCGGGTCTACTAACCAGAATGGCTTCGGAGCGAAAAATGGTTTCTACTTCTTTCAAACCGTTGCTCAACAGCGTACTTCCCGACGAAACAATGTCGCAAATTGCTTCGGCCAGTCCGATTCCTGGCGCAATTTCCACCGAGCCGCTGATTTCGTGA of Tellurirhabdus bombi contains these proteins:
- the hisG gene encoding ATP phosphoribosyltransferase, whose protein sequence is MSSVLRIALQKSGRLSEDSYQLFKECGIRFDYGTGKLKSVSSNFPAEFLFLRDDDIPGYVEDGVADLGIVGENVAVETARNVETIHRLGFSKCRLSLAIPRGTDWSGLHDLAGKNIATSYPRLLGNYLRDKGVSAEIHEISGSVEIAPGIGLAEAICDIVSSGSTLLSNGLKEVETIFRSEAILVSRPALAENKQQLVDKLLFRIKSVQAAKNNKYIVLNAPNASLETITALLPGMKSPTVTPLATEGWSSVHSVLNENDFWENIEAIRAAGAEGILVIPIEKMIY